Proteins encoded by one window of Paenibacillus urinalis:
- a CDS encoding ABC transporter permease subunit: protein MNISLRKIRAITGMKFQTIINNTGVILAPILALCFVFATRSLLPDLNVSSEGLTFSTNAFVLSFGIVFNIAIAGISMSSSPLAEEKEKNTLRVLMTSSVNGVEYLIGTLLPPLFILIIVNILMIPVSGTSFAEVQFGSFLLMTTAASFISLIIGYIVGIFANNQAQTALVTMPITVILTSVPAVKLFHEDLSNILNYTYTGVLTNFTNSIFADGGYQWNLRDISVLLGWLIISIVVFVYAYKKNGLDR from the coding sequence TTGAACATTTCATTAAGAAAAATAAGAGCCATTACAGGAATGAAATTTCAGACCATTATCAATAATACAGGTGTTATATTAGCACCTATACTTGCCCTATGCTTTGTGTTTGCCACCCGAAGTTTATTACCGGATTTGAACGTAAGCAGCGAAGGGTTGACGTTCTCAACGAATGCATTTGTGCTAAGCTTTGGGATTGTTTTTAATATCGCCATCGCTGGCATCTCCATGAGCAGCAGTCCACTTGCAGAAGAAAAAGAAAAAAACACGTTAAGAGTACTCATGACATCTTCAGTAAACGGCGTAGAGTACCTCATCGGAACTTTGCTGCCACCCTTATTTATTCTCATAATCGTTAACATTCTGATGATTCCGGTGAGTGGAACTTCATTCGCAGAGGTGCAGTTTGGAAGCTTCTTGTTGATGACAACGGCTGCCAGCTTTATAAGCCTGATTATTGGATACATTGTAGGCATATTTGCGAATAACCAGGCACAGACAGCGCTTGTAACGATGCCGATTACAGTAATACTAACTTCTGTCCCTGCAGTCAAGCTGTTCCATGAGGATTTGTCAAACATATTAAACTACACTTACACAGGTGTCTTAACGAACTTTACCAATAGTATATTTGCTGATGGTGGTTACCAATGGAATTTGAGAGATATTAGTGTGCTCTTAGGCTGGCTCATCATTTCTATCGTCGTATTTGTGTATGCTTACAAGAAGAATGGACTGGATCGTTAA
- a CDS encoding DUF6440 family protein: protein MMFSKKGDKRFEEKLVQNYQHGLLYILVDRQTGVNYLHVWNPQGSGLTPLLDADGKVIVDPVEGTDQ from the coding sequence ATGATGTTTAGTAAAAAAGGGGATAAACGTTTTGAAGAAAAGCTGGTACAAAATTATCAGCATGGCTTGCTCTATATTTTGGTGGATCGTCAAACTGGTGTGAATTATCTTCATGTATGGAATCCGCAAGGCAGTGGCCTTACCCCTTTATTGGATGCGGATGGAAAAGTGATTGTCGATCCAGTAGAAGGAACGGATCAATAA